A genomic region of Rhipicephalus sanguineus isolate Rsan-2018 chromosome 3, BIME_Rsan_1.4, whole genome shotgun sequence contains the following coding sequences:
- the LOC119385636 gene encoding tigger transposable element-derived protein 6, translating into MNASTFYGLRKAQEKTTACDIPSRSEDSDLSDSDDDYPPGEMEKFVGSLLWMSLIRLPSSRMYWNPKFYRVNSTVSKRGEIKGNATLFSPKAKQACGAKYGNLDDTLLTWFKQACAAGINFDGSILHEKAMEIANRLGITDFTVSNGWIDHFRKRHGIAYKTVSGEAASVNMETANDWKSTLSTVIEGYKPCDIYNADEMGLFFRVQPSKSSSLKGEACHGGKCSNDRLTVLLYYNVDKLKPWVIGKYRNPRYFKNTRLLPCHYSSNCRAWMTCALFEEFLRYFYNKTGSQCRSVLLFLDNCDAHQRDLPFLQNVKIVFFPPNTPSHLQP; encoded by the exons ATGAACGCGTCCACATTTTACGGCCTTCGCAAAGCTCAGGAGAAGACCACGGCCTGTGATATTCCATCACGCAGTGAAGACTCGGATCTATCTGACTCAGATGATGACTACCCACCCG GAGAAATGGAGAAGTTCGTGGGATCTCTACTCTGGATGTCCCTGATTCGTCTGCCGAGTTCCCGGATGTACTGGAACCCGAAATTCTAC AGGGTTAACAGCACTGTCTCGAAACGTGGCGAGATCAAAGGGAACGCCACGCTCTTCAGCCCAAAAGCCAAGCAGGCTTGTGGTGCCAAGTACGGGAACCTCGACGACACTCTTCTCACCTGGTTCAAACAAGCTTGTGCTGCCGGTATTAACTTCGATGGCAGCATTTTACACGAGAAGGCAATGGAGATAGCCAACAGACTGGGCATCACCGACTTTACGGTGTCAAATGGCTGGATCGACCACTTCCGGAAGAGACACGGCATCGCTTACAAGACGGTAAGTGGAGAAGCAGCAAGTGTGAACATGGAAACAGCCAACGATTGGAAGTCCACACTATCTACTGTAATTGAGGGGTACAAGCCTTGTGACATTTATAACGCCGATGAAATGGGCCTCTTCTTTCGGGTGCAGCCATCGAAATCATCAAGCCTGAAGGGTGAAGCATGCCACGGAGGCAAATGCAGCAATGACCGACTGACGGTGCTCCTTTACTACAACGTGGACAAACTGAAGCCGTGGGTGATCGGCAAGTATCGGAACCCACGGTACTTCAAGAACACCCGCCTACTGCCATGCCACTACAGCAGCAACTGTCGTGCATGGATGACCTGTGCTTTGTTTGAAGAGTTTCTTCGATACTTCTATAACAAGACGGGTTCTCAGTGCAGGAGTGTTCTCCTTTTCCTGGACAATTGTGATGCTCACCAGAGAGATCTGCCGTTTCTACAGAACGTCAAGATTGTGTTTTTCCCTCCGAACACTCCAAGCCACTTGCAGCCGTAG
- the LOC125757626 gene encoding piggyBac transposable element-derived protein 4-like, protein MKFRGRLSYVQFNPSKRARFGLKFYKLCESSSGYCLNFSIYTGKSEKTPATDGLLCSEAVVLDLVGKHLPDCHTIYMDNWYSSPILFRRLKESGSNAVGTVRLHRKNMPDEFKKLKMKKGECKALFARGIMALTWQDKKQVTMLSTLHNAANVTDSGKKGRQNGLPVLKPQVVLDYNRGMGGVDREDQQLASFPIMRRYAKGYKKILFYIMDITVYNSYALLVKATGKRLHYTDWKVNLAEAIFEETTLPVYHDRRNPPVAASPMCLQAAEWALFPRHILPNKVKQNPPRLCLVFKAHGKKSESRWECEKCEVALHMTVCFKLFHTRKSY, encoded by the coding sequence ATGAAGTTTCGCGGTCGGCTGTCTTACGTTCAGTTCAATCCTTCGAAACGAGCAAGATTTGGATTGAAATTCTACAAACTGTGTGAGTCATCCAGTGGTTACTGCCTGAATTTCTCAATTTATACTGGAAAAAGTGAGAAAACACCAGCAACTGATGGGCTATTGTGCAGTGAGGCCGTTGTTCTTGACCTCGTTGGAAAACACTTACCTGATTGCCACACGATATATATGGACAACTGGTATTCTTCACCGATACTGTTTCGTCGCCTTAAAGAATCTGGTTCGAATGCAGTGGGTACAGTTCGTCTACACCGTAAGAACATGCCAGATGAATTCAAGAAACTCAAGATGAAAAAAGGTGAATGCAAAGCTCTCTTTGCACGAGGCATCATGGCTCTGACATGGCAAGATAAAAAGCAAGTAACTATGCTCTCTACCTTGCACAATGCAGCTAATGTGACCGATTCAGGAAAGAAGGGTCGCCAGAACGGCTTGCCAGTTTTGAAACCGCAAGTTGTACTTGATTACAACCGAGGCATGGGAGGAGTTGATCGCGAGGACCAACAACTCGCTTCCTTTCCCATCATGAGAAGATATGCGAAAGGCTACAAGAAAATCTTGTTTTACATTATGGACATCACTGTTTATAACAGCTATGCTCTACTTGTCAAAGCAACTGGCAAGCGGCTCCACTACACTGATTGGAAGGTCAATCTCGCTGAGGCCATTTTCGAAGAGACCACTCTGCCTGTCTACCATGATCGAAGAAACCCGCCTGTAGCGGCCTCACCAATGTGCCTACAAGCCGCCGAATGGGCTCTTTTTCCTCGCCACATCCTGCCAAACAAAGTCAAGCAAAATCCACCAAGACTTTGCTTAGTTTTTAAGGCACACGGCAAaaagtccgagagccgatgggagTGTGAAAAATGTGAAGTTGCTCTTCACATGACCGTGTGCTTTAAACTTTTTCACACACGAAAGTCATACTGA